The following coding sequences lie in one Fusarium poae strain DAOMC 252244 chromosome 1, whole genome shotgun sequence genomic window:
- a CDS encoding hypothetical protein (BUSCO:4452at5125) → MPQLALQSQSQSQSVEASVATPVNTRFFDRARSPTEIPVDDSPTVGRIVRTSPSVPSLSLSFGPLSSPGYRSLRPVISSPLKAAANFPYEQASPSPRSDVFPSRSTPTPTYRANTEPEISSGLGKETSFLSDSSDEGSPRPLSPRQGYAGSPNGLRTVSEPITSKPGTGSNSPVSPAMAGPVAAAQAESSRGLTRNSSIDSAISAISTKSGSNNNTDGQHGPSEIAHLIKTAGSPETLIQYLLKEKHSQSQQNSQLWRLVDKQRAMILGLNKDLERALKDKEKYRKKLKEVISLPSAPLSSNDDAKEPTKVSGPPAPRADLQRAKDQTVPPESPILEAESPRNSPIDISMAPYPITPPADQLSAPHSAVGDLLNPAHAMPKPQDHALDKYDHEAEERAADDARKEKSDKLEEPAKDIPYNVAIPPSRSLPSEPPKMPPPKPPVTHLPTVAVLEATPQPDEGLSKFPVPPPRKPPPAPLMLNKELRTHLSPSPEEEETESDYDDILEVDEIVLDRRGRRRTREEDDRDREIIAIKEAVARSASKKSKSSQPGSPRDAAQVPAQEFGTASLGEMLSGTKTREIPAPLLSPGLPASPRPSNLSSPPLSPRSIQFQAGPLSPRPPRQPIPLPPNTPLATPAANPARAPENGAASEGSSSQRQQGAQQEIVGHADQPIIRMSSPGERTEVYKGLVTDEYPDLLLPPNALPSIKIMVASSRMKPSRASMMSLTQLEEDPVFTLAIISRSDNGELWRIEKDLASLTRLDSRLKQCNSYTVRAPERSLFSGHAPAKLDARRTVLEQFMDDILDIPFDTKTAIELCKYLSSHVLPPNLDDTASLGDTGSETTGNKIGPDGRPRRSGYLTKKGKNFGGWKARYFVLNGPLLKYFEVPGGAHLGTIKLQGAQIGKQNQNNDNQSPAYSANGDDLDNQFRHAFLILEPKKKDTSSHFRHVLCAESDKERDLWVEALLQWVDYRDPEDLEPPLSSRSGHHHDRQTPGHDHRTEHRTDHRLEPPNSGKVRKVPRKSYHHPSDSDTLVGVRYDSTQLGDAPQHTGPARPKTSGGLPETPHARGFDTFSSSQSKLISGPRDPQPISDLGAWGNKPNLPTADEKKQRKRSFFGFGPKARSSSEGQDSLFGGSDANATPPQNSYQGPVQQAFGAPLGEAVRYCSPTDVNVPLPAVVYRCIQYLDSKNAILEEGIFRLSGSNIVIKQLKERFNTEGDINLITDRQYYDIHAVASLLKLYLRELPTTILTRDLHMEFLTTMEITDHAAKMSALGELVHRLPQANATLLKYLIGFLIKIINNADINKMTVRNVGIVFSPTLNIPAPVFAMFLQNYEGIFGIDPEVYELPSPASEPELQRFEAPPRFDVPARPSTAGSVSSPHGQMRRDVQRSTPTPPLLVNNAPMRTSPPSSASRLGYDPFNSAYDNGYRPPSANDRRSGSIGVGDEHRRPPPSHRQKAGILNASVENPESPQHQHSQLHDEHEGDANDPKRPRACEACRGLKVRCEPDPNDEGPCKRCRKAGRNCVVTMPTRKRQKKTDSRVAELEKKIDALTASLQARAAPVGGQPYAQGQGQTHGIADSSRNVTPKPPNDSSTPTASYNNGSWRPPAWGSFASAQPLMQQTSTAEHNSERASPARSSATLAPTPATGQKRKFSDGREASIEQPRAEETPAEALAAYLTRAKGGDIVERGIITMDKATELFARYNDHMISHLPAVIFQPGFTASELRKTKPILFLAIMAVASAESPVLQKTLQKEMMLTFAEKVILSGEKSLELVQAINVGVIWYWPPEHFEELKFYQLVHMSAVMAIDIGLGQKFKQRRGLVMPDTWRPAPGTPVAGPLPQSRRWTPPDSTSLESRRTWLTCYFLAANTSMALHRPNLIRWTPFMDESLQLLQSSPDAAPTDAYFCHLVWTHHLSEEVGVQFSLDDPTTDISMSDPRTQYILRGLEQELKRYKEKVPPDLLQPTLLISFGVLNLYMHEVALQSRAESLRPPFSTANLQNGLVGGDKLSAAYISSVSTCLASIKDMLNTFLAMDIFSVRCLPVFNFVRVAYAVVMLIKLYFTASATGSDLGRVIDKEDMQVGKYLDGLLDKFRATAADDRCRPAAKFLVVLVMLRSWFYKQAKSGAKESQPAPPSTSVKQSPSQQQQQQQSTPANNSSTQPSDRTPTANTPLQLLSEVATGAGSRNRNSPANRPSMAGWGSSIPQAPQPFFHDTPDNASSSSASMPYYNEPFSADLAAAMAPVMPSLPSAAESMGNHNNGDILDFPNLIPGWDLEGMGMGVGSQGMWEDGMRIFLEEPWFNTMFQGNPAAANNNMNF, encoded by the exons ATGCCACAGCTTGCGCtccagagccagagccagagccagagtGTCGAAGCTTCTGTTGCTACTCCTGTCAATACCAGATTTTTCGATCGTGCTCGTTCACCCACCGAAATACCCGTTGACGACAGTCCTACCGTTGGTCGCATCGTTCGGACAAGCCCATCTGTACCATCACTCTCACTCTCATTTGGTCCATTATCATCGCCAGGTTATAG ATCTCTTAGACCAGTAATTTCGAGTCCACTTAAGGCCGCCGCCAACTTTCCTTACGAACAAGCAAGTCCCAGTCCGCGAAGCGACGTCTTTCCAAGCCGATctacaccaacaccaacctATCGAGCCAATACAGAGCCTGAGATCTCATCGGGCCTTGGTAAAGAGACCTCGTTCCTAAGCGACTCCTCGGACGAAGGATCACCTCGACCTCTCAGCCCCAG GCAGGGCTACGCAGGCAGTCCGAATGGATTGCGAACCGTCTCCGAGCCTATAACTTCGAAGCCTGGAACAGGCTCAAACTCGCCAGTATCTCCGGCCATGGCTGGTCCGGTAGCTGCGGCCCAGGCTGAGTCTTCCAGAGGACTAACTCGAAATTCCTCCATCGACTCAGCCATTTCAGCAATCTCAACCAAGTCTGGGTCAAACAACAACACTGATGGTCAACACGGACCTTCGGAAATCGCCCATCTTATCAAGACAGCAGGCAGTCCCGAGACTCTAATTCAATATTTGCTTAAGGAGAAGCATTCCCAGTCGCAACAAAATAGCCAGCTATGGCGCTTGGTAGACAAGCAACGGGCCATGATTCTAGGCCTTAACAAGGATCTGGAAAGAGCTCTGAAAGACAAGGAGAAATATAGAAAGAAGCTGAAAGAGGTGATATCACTTCCATCTGCTCCATTGTCTTCAAACGATGACGCAAAAGAACCCACGAAAGTGTCTGGTCCCCCGGCACCTCGAGCTGATTTACAACGAGCCAAGGATCAGACAGTGCCCCCAGAATCGCCAATTCTCGAAGCCGAGAGCCCAAGGAATTCGCCTATTGACATCTCCATGGCGCCTTATCCCATCACTCCACCAGCAGACCAGCTTAGTGCTCCACATTCAGCCGTGGGTGACCTCTTGAACCCTGCGCATGCCATGCCTAAGCCGCAAGACCATGCTTTGGATAAGTATGATCATGAGGCCGAGGAGCGCGCTGCGGATGACGCACGGAAAGAGAAGTCGGACAAGTTGGAGGAACCAGCCAAGGACATTCCTTACAACGTCGCTATCCCGCCGTCGCGTAGCCTTCCAAGCGAGCCTCCCAAGATGCCACCACCAAAACCTCCAGTGACACATCTCCCGACAGTTGCTGTTCTTGAGGCCACTCCTCAGCCTGATGAAGGTCTTTCAAAGTTTCCAGTGCCCCCACCAAGGAAGCCACCGCCTGCACCCTTGATGTTGAACAAGGAACTAAGGACACATCTAAGCCCCTCAcccgaggaagaagaaactgAATCCGATTATGACGACATCTTGGAAGTTGATGAGATTGTTCTCGATCGCCGTGGACGCCGAAGaacccgagaagaagatgatcgAGATCGTGAAATTATTGCTATAAAGGAAGCTGTTGCACGTAGTGCGTCCAAGAAGAGCAAATCCAGTCAACCTGGATCCCCACGAGACGCAGCCCAGGTCCCTGCACAAGAGTTTGGGACAGCCTCACTGGGAGAGATGCTCAGTGGAACAAAAACTAGGGAAATCCCTGCGCCTTTGTTAAGCCCGGGCCTACCCGCAAGCCCCCGGCCTTCCAACCTCAGTTCGCCGCCTTTGTCCCCAAGATCGATACAATTTCAAGCAGGACCTCTCTCTCCAAGACCACCTCGTCAACCTATTCCGTTGCCGCCAAACACGCCGCTAGCAACACCCGCCGCAAATCCAGCAAGAGCGCCCGAAAACGGCGCTGCGTCTGAAGGCTCTTCGTCCCAAAGACAACAGGGTGCGCAACAGGAAATTGTCGGCCACGCAGATCAACCAATCATCAGAATGTCGAGCCCTGGCGAACGAACGGAGGTTTACAAGGGTTTGGTCACAGATGAGTACCCGGACCTCTTACTGCCACCAAACGCACTGCCCTCTATCAAGATTATGGTTGCGTCTTCCCGCATGAAACCATCCCGAGCGAGCATGATGTCTCTTACGCAGCTCGAGGAAGATCCCGTCTTCACTCTGGCTATCATCTCGCGATCTGATAATGGCGAGCTTTGGCGGATCGAGAAAGACTTGGCCTCGCTGACAAGACTTGATTCAAGACTGAAGCAGTGTAATTCTTACACAGTCAGGGCGCCCGAGCGTTCTCTATTCAGTGGTCATGCGCCGGCCAAGCTCGATGCCCGTAGGACGGTCTTGGAGCAGTTCATGGATGATATACTGGATATTCCTTTTGACACAAAGACAGCCATCGAGCTTTGCAAATATTTGTCATCTCACGTTCTCCCACCAAATCTGGACGACACAGCATCATTGGGCGACACGGGATCGGAAACTACTGGCAACAAAATCGGACCTGATGGTCGGCCTCGGCGCAGCGGTTACTTGaccaagaagggcaagaatTTCGGTGGCTGGAAAGCCAGATACTTCGTCCTAAACGGGCCCCTGTTGAAGTACTTTGAGGTGCCCGGCGGTGCGCATCTGGGAACCATCAAGCTCCAAGGTGCACAGATTGGCAAGCAGAACCAGAACAATGACAACCAGTCGCCAGCATATTCTGCCAATGGTGACGACCTGGATAACCAGTTCCGTCACGCTTTCCTGATTTTGgaacccaagaagaaggacacAAGCAGTCATTTCAGACACGTCCTTTGCGCAGAAAGCGACAAGGAGCGAGACCTGTGGGTTGAGGCTCTTCTGCAATGGGTTGATTATCGGGACCCCGAGGACCTTGAACCACCATTGTCATCGAGAAGTGGCCATCATCATGATCGTCAAACACCAGGCCATGACCACCGTACTGAGCATCGTACAGACCATCGTCTCGAGCCTCCCAATTCTGGCAAAGTCCGAAAGGTACCCAGGAAATCTTACCATCACCCATCAGATTCCGACACTTTGGTCGGTGTCCGATACGATTCTACCCAATTAGGAGATGCCCCTCAGCATACTGGTCCTGCACGACCCAAGACTTCCGGTGGCCTGCCTGAAACTCCGCATGCCCGTGGATTTGACACCTTCTCTTCATCACAAAGCAAGCTCATTTCGGGTCCTAGGGACCCTCAGCCCATATCTGATTTGGGTGCTTGGGGGAATAAGCCAAACCTGCCAACGGCtgacgagaagaagcagaGAAAACGAAGTTTCTTTGGGTTTGGGCCCAAGGCTCGGTCTTCATCTGAAGGTCAAGATTCTTTATTTGGCGGCAGCGATGCAAATGCGACACCACCCCAGAACTCTTACCAAGGCCCTGTGCAACAAGCTTTCGGTGCACCGTTGGGAGAAGCCGTTCGATACTGTTCTCCTACGGATGTGAACGTGCCTCTTCCAGCTGTCGTATATCGATGCATTCAGTATCTGGACTCCAAGAATGCGATCCTCGAAGAGGGAATCTTCCGTTTGAGTGGCTCTAACATTGTCATCAAGCAGCTCAAAGAGCGATTCAACACCGAAGGGGACATCAACCTGATCACCGACCGCCAATATTATGACATCCATGCCGTCGCTTCATTGCTGAAGCTCTATCTTCGAGAACTGCCAACTACAATTTTGACCAGAGATCTACACATGGAGTTTTTGACGACAATGGAGATCACAGACCACGCGGCAAAGATGTCGGCATTGGGTGAGCTGGTTCATAGACTTCCCCAGGCCAACGCGACGCTGCTCAAATACCTGATTGGCTTCTTGATCAAGATCATCAACAACGCGGACATAAATAAGATGACCGTCCGCAACGTTGGCATTGTCTTTTCACCAACTCTCAACATCCCAGCCCCTGTTTTTGCAATGTTCCTACAAAACTACGAGGGCATTTTTGGGATTGATCCAGAGGTTTATGAGCTCCCGTCACCAGCCTCCGAACCAGAACTCCAACGATTCGAGGCGCCACCACGATTTGACGTCCCCGCTCGTCCGTCTACCGCTGGTAGTGTATCATCTCCTCATGGCCAGATGCGACGAGACGTACAGCGATCGACCCCTACCCCTCCCCTTCTGGTTAACAACGCTCCAATGCGAACTTCGCCCCCTTCGAGTGCATCCAGACTTGGTTACGACCCATTCAACAGTGCTTACGATAATGGCTACAGGCCACCTTCGGCCAACGACAGGC GCTCCGGAAGTATCGGAGTCGGCGACGAACATCGCCGTCCTCCACCATCGCATCGTCAAAAGGCCGGCATATTGAA CGCATCAGTTGAGAATCCAGAATCACCGCAGCATCAACATTCGCAGCTTCACGATGAACATGAGGGAGATGCAAATGATCCTAAGCGACCGCGAGCATGTGAAGCGTGTCGCGGTTTGAAAGTACGCTGCGAACCTGATCCTAACGATGAGGGACCATGCAAAAGATGCCGGAAGGCCGGACGGAACTGTGTCGTGACGATGCCGACGCGCAAGCGCCAAAAGAAGACGGATAGCAGAGTCGCTGAACTAGAAAAAAAGATTGACGCCTTGACAGCGAGTTTGCAAGCTAGAGCAGCACCTGTAGGTGGTCAGCCATATGCGCAAGGCCAAGGTCAGACCCACGGCATCGCGGACTCATCAAGAAATGTCACACCCAAACCACCCAATGACTCTAGCACACCTACGGCTTCATACAACAATGGCAGTTGGAGACCGCCCGCATGGGGGTCCTTTGCGTCGGCTCAGCCTCTCATGCAGCAGACGTCTACAGCTGAGCATAACTCAGAACGCGCATCCCCAGCTCGGTCGAGTGCGACCCTGGCTCCTACTCCAGCGACTGGACAGAAGAGGAAGTTCTCTGACGGCCGTGAAGCTTCAATCGAGCAGCCTCGTGCCGAGGAGACTCCAGCTGAGGCCCTAGCGGCATATCTGACAAGGGCAAAGGGTGGTGATATCGTCGAGCGTGGAATTATCACCATGGACAAAGCCACTGAGCTATTTGCTCGGTATAATGACCATATGATATCGCATCTTCCGGCTGTCATCTTTCAGCCTGGCTTTACAGCATCTGAACTTCGAAAGACAAAACCGATACTTTTTCTAGCCATCATGGCAGTTGCGTCTGCAGAGTCACCCGTTCTTCAAAAGACTCTACAAAAGGAGATGATGCTCACTTTTGCTGAGAAGGTAATACTTTCTGGCGAGAAGAGTCTTGAGTTGGTGCAAGCGATTAATGTTGGCGTGATTTGGTATTGGCCGCCAGAACACTTTGAGGAGCTCAAGTTCTACCAGCTTGTTCACATGTCAGCTGTCATGGCCATCGATATTGGACTCGGACAGAAATTCAAGCAGCGTCGTGGACTAGTTATGCCCGATACTTGGCGTCCTGCACCAGGCACCCCGGTCGCTGGGCCCTTGCCTCAGAGCCGCCGTTGGACACCTCCAGACTCAACGAGTCTGGAAAGTCGGCGCACATGGCTGACGTGCTATTTTCTAGCAGCTAACACCTCTATGGCCTTGCACCGACCCAATCTCATACGTTGGACTCCTTTTATGGACGAGAGTCTTCAGCTCTTGCAATCTTCGCCAGACGCTGCGCCTACTGATGCTTATTTCTGTCATCTTGTTTGGACACACCATCTGTCTGAAGAAGTTGGCGTACAGTTCTCCCTTGATGACCCGACGACAGATATCAGTATGAGTGACCCAAGAACGCAATACATTCTCAGAGGTCTCGAGCAGGAATTGAAACGATATAAGGAAAAGGTCCCTCCGGACCTGTTGCAGC CAACACTTCTTATAAGCTTTGGCGTGCTGAATTTATATATGCATGAAGTGGCGCTGCAATCCCGAGCCGAAAGTTTACGGCCGCCGTTCTCAACAGCTAATCTGCAAAACGGGCTTGTTGGTGGGGACAAGCTGTCTGCTGCGTACATAAGCTCGGTATCGACATGCCTGGCCTCTATAAAAGACATGCTCAATACCTTTCTGGCCATGGATATCTTTAGTGTACGATGCCTGCCTGTATTCAACTTCGTCCGTGTTGCGTACGCTGTTGTCATGCTTATCAAGCTCTACTTTACTGCATCGGCGACAGGCTCAGATCTTGGCCGAGTGATTGACAAAGAAGACATGCAGGTCGGCAAGTATCTCGACGGCCTTCTTGATAAGTTTCGTGCAACCGCGGCAGATGATCGTTGTCGACCTGCTGCCAAATTTCTTGTCGTTCTGGTCATGCTTCGCAGTTGGTTCTACAAACAAGCAAAGTCCGGAGCCAAGGAATCCCAACCAGCTCCACCATCAACTTCAGTCAAACAATCTCCttcgcagcagcagcagcagcagcagtcaACACCCGCTAATAACTCATCAACGCAGCCTTCTGACCGCACCCCGACAGCGAACACCCCTCTCCAGCTTCTTTCTGAAGTTGCTACAGGTGCTGGCTCTCGTAATCGCAACTCCCCAGCCAATCGGCCGTCAATGGCAGGATGGGGCTCGAGTATTCCGCAAGCTCCACAGCCATTCTTCCATGATACCCCTGACAACGCTTCAAGTTCTAGCGCTTCTATGCCATACTATAACGAGCCATTCTCGGCAGATCTGGCGGCGGCCATGGCGCCTGTAATGCCATCACTACCTTCTGCAGCTGAAAGCATGGGTAACCATAATAACGGGGATATCCTTGATTTCCCAAATCTCATTCCAGGTTGGGACTTGGAAGGTATGGGTATGGGAGTAGGGTCGCAAGGGATGTGGGAAGATGGAATGCGCATCTTCCTGGAGGAGCCATGGTTTAACACTATGTTTCAAGGCAACCCTGCGGCTGCCAACAATAACATGAACTTTTAG
- a CDS encoding hypothetical protein (TransMembrane:1 (o290-310i)), producing the protein MDKSSIDGRRKNKNAVAPQVRLLRKSDTETPTSLRPASPPKSNPWSSTKKPPAASLAGMFPPLPKPQSLWSPEKMTNAGASREPSTLSNESRLGDDMAQPTLSTRSFSPVSNSSSTTRQLFEAAAPRATENLWKTPFGADVLVRTGDILLKVHRNIVVPQSGWFRDNLPPPNLDGTPVTVDLRFAPEAVAHCLRFIYTGKIEICEFDQSRPWYSSHIPRCVLAYTAAIYLRMARMAKHLLRVVENTSIEIGSFIRRHYLHRDIDCSSWVQFSWHYQTALEVIVREQPQKLMVPMRLAMASILDAMLFWLARQPLFVSELKSSWWRIMQMSMPDIAEYKRLCRTPDNYNSPLPSEMALREMFEEMKPGYERETTKSVATQTGDNPENTVSVGDPRYYFPVVHRGRRVSL; encoded by the exons ATGGACAAGAGCTCCATCGATGGGCGGCGCAAAAATAAGAACGCTGTAGCGCCGCAGGTCAGATTGTTGCGCAAATCAGATACAGAAACGCCCACCAGTCTACGACCTGCTTCGCCTCCAAAAAGTAACCCATGGAGTTCGACAAAGAAGCCCCCGGCAGCCTCTCTTGCGGGCATGTTCCCGCCCTTGCCAAAACCTCAATCGTTGTGGTCACCAGAGAAAATGACCAACGCTGGAGCATCTAGAGAACCCTCGACATTGTCGAATGAGTCGCGGCTTGGAGATGACATGGCACAACCTACGCTTTCGACTAGATCGTTCTCCCCAGTGTCCAACAGTTCCTCCACAACTCGCCAACTTTTTGAAGCTGCTGCGCCTCGAGCGACCGAGAA CCTTTGGAAAACCCCTTTTGGTGCCGATGTGTTGGTACGTACTGGCGACATACTCCTCAAAGTACATCGCAACATTGTGGTACCTCAATCGGGCTGGTTTCGCGACAACCTGCCACCACCAAACTTG GATGGAACTCCGGTCACGGTGGACCTACGATTTGCCCCCGAAGCTGTCGCCCACTGTTTGCGATTCATCTACACTGGCA AAATCGAAATCTGCGAATTTGATCAATCAAGACCCTGGTATTCCTCACATATTCCCCGCTGCGTCTTGGCATATACCGCCGCTATATATCTACGCATGGCCCGAATGGCGAAACACCTCCTTCGAGTGGTTGAGAACACTTCAATCGAAATTGGATCTTTCATACGAAGACACTACCTACATCGAGACATAGATTGCTCGTCGTGGGTTCAGTTTTCGTGGCATTACCAGACAGCTCTGGAAGTTATTGTCAGGGAACAACCTCAGAAGCTGATGGTCCCTATGAGACTCGCCATGGCAAGCATTCTCGATGCCATGCTCTTTTGGCTGGCACGGCAGCCTCTCTTTGTCAGCGAGTTGAAGTCATCCTGGTGGAGGATCATGCAGATGAGTATGCCGGATATTGCTGAGTATAAGCGTCTTTGCAGAACCCCCGATAACTACAACAGTCCTTTGCCAAGTGAGATGGCGTTGAGGGAAATGTTTGAAGAGATGAAGCCGGGATATGAGAGGGAGACGACAAAGTCAGTCGCTACACAGACTGGAGATAACCCAGAGAATACAGTCTCTGTGGGCGACCCACGATACTACTTCCCCGTCGTTCATCGCGGAAGGCGTGTTTCTCTATGA